One segment of Malassezia restricta chromosome V, complete sequence DNA contains the following:
- a CDS encoding serum/glucocorticoid-regulated kinase 2, translating to MSWRLGKKLKEGGVFPFNLASSLSSHQDEKGKGSLPASSPTSGTAPSTPRADDEFPPVAASPTKSATISTMSHSKKVLPVTVAGMNASRSDMLTVSVVNARGLSLPPGRMMLPVHERQTTQGTKAHASLRSPQISLPYVVLEFDKNEVLILASGGDLASPQWQFTANFDVSRKVEVTLHLYLRAEMVEPADKMHHAMRSLSLHPDKSGAYTKPDPMMLMGGNDVYLGMAKLVPSFDQTRPLDTWLPLQGGTGEIRVQMAFKSQVGTSLNIESFELLKVIGKGSFGKVMQVRKRDTSRIYALKIIRKAHIISRSEVTHTLAERTVLAKVNCPFIVPLKFSFQSPDKLYLGLAFVNGGELFLHLQREGRFSEERSRFYAAELFCALEHLHSFNVIYRDLKPENILLDYTGHIALCDFGLCKLNMGDKETTHTFCGTPEYLAPELLLGRGYTKAVDWWTLGVLLYEMLTGLPPFYSEDVNEMYRKILYDPLVFLPDVRPDARDLLRRLLERDASKRLGSPPGGAMEIKNHPFFTKHIDWSMLLAKKVRPPFKPGVASAFDTSNFDPEFTSEPAMDSVVDDSHMISEAVQEQFAGFSYTAAPEMASSDGLWQ from the coding sequence ATGTCATGGAGACTGGGGAAAAAGTTGAAGGAAGGAGGTGTTTTTCCATTCAATTTAGCCTCCTCCTTATCTTCGCATCAGGATGAGAAAGGCAAAGGAAGTTTGCCTGCGTCATCCCCCACATCGGGTACGGCTCCCAGCACCCCGCGCGCCGATGACGAATTTCCTCCTGTGGCGGCATCGCCTACCAAAAGTGCCACAATTTCGACAATGAGTCATTCCAAAAAAGTGCTGCCAGTCACTGTGGCGGGTATGAATGCGTCTCGGTCAGACATGCTCACGGTGAGCGTGGTGAATGCGCGCGGCCTGTCTCTTCCACCTGGTCGTATGATGCTCCCTGTACATGAACGACAGACTACACAGGGAACAAAAGCACATGCTTCGCTACGCTCTCCCCAGATAAGCTTGCCCTATGTGGTCCTGGAATTCGACAAGAATGAAGTACTCATTCTCGCCTCAGGCGGTGATCTCGCGTCACCACAATGGCAGTTCACGGCCAATTTTGACGTTTCACGGAAGGTCGAAGTGACGCTACATTTATATTTGCGCGCTGAGATGGTCGAACCCGCTGATAAGATGCATCATGCCATGCGGTCGTTATCCTTACATCCTGACAAGTCAGGCGCTTATACCAAACCCGACCCGATGATGTTGATGGGCGGTAACGATGTATATCTTGGTATGGCCAAACTGGTGCCGTCCTTTGATCAGACACGTCCGCTCGATACCTGGCTACCACTACAGGGTGGCACGGGTGAGATACGCGTGCAGATGGCATTCAAGTCACAGgtcggcacgtcgctcaACATTGAGTCGTTTGAGTTGCTCAAAGTGATTGGTAAGGGAAGCTTCGGGAAAGTGATGCAGGTCCGGAAGCGCGATACATCCCGTATTTACGCATTGAAGATTATAAGAAAAGCACATATTATTTCACGTTCCGAAGTAACTCACACGCTTGCCGAGCGAACTGTATTGGCTAAAGTCAATTGCCCCTTCATTGTGCCGCTCAAGTTCTCCTTCCAGAGCCCTGACAAGTTGTATTTGGGACTGGCTTTCGTGAATGGTGGTGAACTATTCTTGCATTTACAACGCGAGGGCCGCTTTAGTGAAGAACGCTCACGATTCTACGCCGCGGAATTGTTTTGTGCTTTGGAGCATTTACACAGCTTCAACGTTATTTATCGTGACTTGAAACCCGAAAATATCCTTCTCGACTATACCGGACACATTGCGTTGTGTGACTTTGGTTTGTGTAAGCTCAATATGGGAGACAAAGAAACGACACACACGTTTTGTGGCACGCCTGAATACCTAGCGCCCGAGCTCCTTTTGGGTCGTGGCTATACCAAGGCCGTTGACTGGTGGACGTTGGGCGTGTTGCTGTACGAAATGCTCACCGGTCTCCCTCCATTTTATTCCGAAGATGTCAATGAAATGTACAGAAAAATCTTATATGATCCACTGGTGTTTCTCCCGGATGTTCGTCCTGATGCTCGCGACCTGCTTAGGCGCTTGCTGGAGCGTGATGCTAGTAAGCGACTAGGCTCACCTCCGGGCGGAGCTATGGAAATAAAAAATCATCCTTTCTTCACAAAGCATATTGACTGGAGCATGCTTTTGGCAAAAAAGGTCCGGCCGCCTTTTAAGCCCGGCGTGGCCTCCGCCTTCGATACGTCGAACTTTGACCCCGAGTTTACCAGTGAACCAGCTATGgacagcgtcgtcgatgaCAGCCACATGATCAGTGAAGCAGTGCAGGAACAGTTCGCTGGGTTTAGTTACACGGCGGCACCTGAGATGGCTAGTAGTGATGGATTATGGCAATAG
- a CDS encoding DNA-directed RNA polymerases I and III subunit RPAC2 yields the protein MADELDASAVRGKITLLPGYDTELSAVTFCIMDEDHTMGNALRYMLMKDPRVEFCGYTLPHPSENKIHMRVQMLENSSTSAVTAMRDALDNLDQLFATIDATYNTSLTTSGIEREAAPVPRVPLRNEFSA from the exons atggccgacgagctcgatgccaGCGCTGTGCGCGGTAAGATCACTCTT CTGCCTGGTTATGACACCGAACTATCAGCTGTGACGTTTTGTATTATGGATGAAGACCATACCATGGGCAATGCATTGCGATACATGTTAATGAAAGA CCCACGCGTCGAATTCTGTGGATACAC GCTTCCGCATCCATCCGAAAATAAGATTCACATGCGTGTACAAATGCTAG AAAACTCTTCCACGTCGGCCGTGACGGCGATGCGAGATGCGCTGGACAACTTAGACCAGCTCTTTGCCACGATCGATGCGACATACAACACGAGCCTGACGACCTCGGGTATTGAGCGTGAAGCTGCCCCTGTGCCTCGAGTGCCTCTACGAAACGAGTTTTCTGCATAG
- a CDS encoding quinone oxidoreductase: MFRAAATRSGLFRMYSTSSAITVPSVMRAVTIENGKGPSSALRIEQVPTPTLSAEDTTPYVLVKVRAFGLNRMDLMQREGQYPIPPGASPIMGVEFSGEVAALAQHGAPDLNLGDAVFGLAHGGAYAEYIRVPASMIWKKDAVMSWEQAAAVPEAYITALQALHTLSNLNKGEDVLIHAGASGVGLAAIQLAKYLGARNVYVTAGTTEKIARCKQLGATDGFNYKTQDWAAELKRVTEGKGVDVIMDFIGAAYFNNNLASLRLDGRMTMQAFLGGIKLPEGVNIAPMLTRRLRIEGSTLRSRTVEYQAQQAHAFERLGCIDALLRGVRGDTSHNALQIILHKVWDWHEIKEAHDYMAANQNIGKMVAVIS, from the coding sequence ATGTTTCGCGCAGCCGCCACACGTTCTGGCCTGTTCAGAATGTACAGCACGTCGTCAGCCATCACGGTGCCGTCCGTTATGCGCGCCGTTACCATTGAAAATGGCAAGGGCCCCTCGAGTGCTCTTCGCATCGAACAGGTGCCCACGCCCACTCTCTCGGCGGAAGACACCACGCCGTACGTCCTCGTCAAAGTGCGTGCCTTTGGTCTGAATCGCATGGACTtgatgcagcgcgaggGCCAGTATCCGATCCCACCTGGTGCGTCCCCGATTATGGGTGTAGAATTCAGTGGCGAggtcgctgcgctcgcgcaaCATGGGGCCCCTGATCTGAACCTGGGAGATGCCGTCTTTGGTTTGGcccacggcggcgcctATGCCGAGTACATACGAGTGCCAGCCTCAATGATTTGGAAGAAGGATGCTGTCATGAGTTGGGAACAGGCAGCTGCCGTGCCCGAAGCGTACATTACGGCGCTTCAAGCTCTGCACACATTGTCGAATCTCAACAAGGGCGAGGACGTGCTGATCCATGCAGGTGCCTCTGGTGTTGGCCTCGCTGCGATCCAGTTAGCCAAGTACCTCGGCGCACGAAACGTCTACGTCACGGCCGGGACGACCGAAAAGATTGCGCGGTGTAAACAACTTGGAGCCACGGACGGTTTCAACTACAAGACACAGGACTGGGCGGCTGAGCTGAAGCGCGTCACGGAAGGCAAAGGCGTCGATGTGATCATGGACTTTATCGGTGCTGCATACTTCAACAACAACCTCGCGTCGCTTCGTCTAGACGGACGAATGACGATGCAAGCCTTTTTAGGTGGGATCAAGCTGCCGGAAGGCGTCAACATCGCGCCCATGCTCACGAGGCGTCTGCGCATCGAGGGAAGCACGCTTCGCAGCCGCACCGTCGAGTACCAGGCTCAGCAAGCACATGCATTTGAGCGTTTGGGATGCATCGATGCCTTACTCCGAGGTGTGCGTGGTGACACGAGTCACAATGCGCTGCAGATCATCCTGCACAAAGTGTGGGACTGGCATGAGATCAAAGAGGCACACGATTACATGGCGGCGAATCAGAACATCGGCAAAATGGTCGCAGTGATTTCGTAA
- a CDS encoding phosphoglucomutase has product MMSIQTVATKSFEGQKPGTSGLRKRVTVFEQEHYTENFVQCILSAIPGGARGATLVVGGDGRYLSLPTVQKIVRLAAGNGVAKLIIGQNGILSTPAASHVIRLRKATGGILLTASHNPGGPNADFGIKYNVQNGGPAPEAVTNKIYEFTTKIDHYLLQQGDDVDLSQVGAASFGDLQIDVIDPIKDYVDYLATIFDFDLIKSFLSSGQFKVRFDALHGVTGPYARALLVERFGLPDDAVQNWVPKPDFGGGHPDPNLTYAKSLVDAMKSEGLNFGAASDGDGDRNMILGKDAFVNPSDSVAIIADWAERAIPYFKSGVRGVARSMPTSGAIDRVAKARGYEFFEVPTGWKFFGNLMDAGRLSICGEESFGTGSDHIREKDGLWAIVAWLNILAFANKEHAGTSVADVLQAHYKQYGRNFFSRYDYEEVESAGAQTMMSELRAKVTDPAFLGSTQGSFKVAEAGDFSYTDPIDHSVSKNQGLYVRMEDGSRIVFRLSGTGSAGATIRLYVEKYSSMAAEYAADVQEALRPIIDVALQLSALQRHTGRKEPTVIT; this is encoded by the coding sequence ATGATGTCGATCCAAACGGTCGCTACCAAGTCGTTTGAAGGACAAAAGCCTGGAACCTCGGGTCTGCGTAAGCGTGTCACCGTGTTTGAGCAGGAGCACTACACGGAGAACTTTGTGCAATGCATTCTTTCTGCGATACCGGGCGGCGCACGTGGTGCGACACTGGTGGTGGGGGGTGATGGCCGCTACCTGTCTCTGCCCACCGTGCAAAAGATTGTTCGATTGGCTGCTGGCAATGGTGTGGCGAAGCTGATTATCGGACAGAATGGCATTCTCTCCACGCCGGCTGCCTCGCATGTGATTCGCCTGCGCAAGGCGACCGGTGGTATTTTGCTGACAGCGAGCCACAACCCCGGCGGTCCGAACGCCGACTTTGGTATCAAGTACAATGTGCAGAACGGCGGACCTGCGCCAGAGGCTGTCACGAATAAGATCTACGAGTTCACGACCAAGATCGACCACTACCTCTTGCAGCAGGGCGATGACGTAGACCTGTCGCAAGTCGGTGCAGCGTCGTTCGGCGACCTGCAAATTGACGTGATCGACCCTATTAAGGATTATGTGGATTATCTCGCTACCATCTTTGACTTTGATCTGATCAAGTCGTTCCTTTCGTCTGGCCAGTTCAAGGTGCGTTTTGATGCTCTGCATGGTGTGACGGGTCCCTACGCTCGTGCTCTGCTGGTGGAGCGCTTCGGTCTCCCAGATGACGCCGTGCAAAACTGGGTACCCAAGCCAGACTTTGGCGGTGGCCACCCTGACCCGAACCTGACGTATGCCAAGTCCCTTGTCGACGCGATGAAGTCGGAGGGTCTGAACTTTGGTGCCGCTAGTGACGGTGACGGTGACCGCAACATGATTCTTGGCAAGGATGCCTTTGTGAATCCAAGCGACAGCGTGGCCATCATAGCCGATTGGGCCGAGCGCGCTATTCCGTACTTCAAGTCGGGCGTTCGTGGTGTCGCTCgcagcatgccgacgagcggcgcgatTGACCGCGTCGCCAAGGCGCGTGGCTACGAGTTCTTTGAGGTGCCGACGGGCTGGAAGTTCTTCGGCAACCTCATGGATGCTGGCCGCCTGTCGATCTGTGGTGAAGAGAGCTTTGGCACGGGCTCAGACCACATCCGTGAGAAGGACGGTCTGTGGGCTATCGTGGCTTGGCTCAACATCTTGGCCTTTGCGAACAAAGAGCACGCTGGCACGTCCGTGGCCGATGTGTTGCAGGCGCACTACAAGCAATACGGCCGCAACTTTTTCAGCCGCTACGACTACGAAGAAGTGGAGAGTGCAGGTGCACAGACCATGATGTcggagctgcgcgccaaggTCACGGATCCCGCCTTCCTTGGCTCGACCCAGGGCTCGTTCAAGGTCGCAGAGGCAGGTGACTTTAGCTACACAGATCCGATCGATCACAGCGTCAGCAAAAACCAGGGTCTGTACGTGCGCATGGAAGACGGTTCGCGCATCGTGTTCCGCCTCAGTGGCACGGGCAGTGCCGGTGCGACCATCCGTCTCTACGTCGAAAAGTACTCGTCCATGGCGGCCGAATACGCAGCCGATGTGCAAGAGGCACTCCGACCCATTATTGACGTGGCCCTGCAGCTcagtgcgctgcagcgccacacaGGCCGAAAGGAGCCTACGGTCATTACATAA
- a CDS encoding tRNA-splicing endonuclease subunit Sen34: MERLRERYPDRIPIHLCQGVPLLLEVADVECARTEHHICGLLTGTLPLIPQQNVFLGLPLRLLAEEVVYLLRKGVAVLIDETRAYMPPTADERETFLEQEQQQIQAQKERTLQHQDEQRRVIEAKLQTEEAAALERRRARQASKDSSSHDGVSAQDALKRMPYVHYTQGESASIPGYVPCTQAMLSDAPAGAQVNAYTTLGEAMQAGVWTYPRTLEQRARCAVFEDLHEQGYFLSTGLRFGGDFVVYPGDPLRYHSHYTATILAAPEQAVPAFHIIASGRLGTAVKKSHLLCQSNTFVRDDTQAEDRRRRGDDDTLQKPWGQVQYWSLAWAGFGT, translated from the exons ATGGAGCGTCTTCGTGAGCGGTATCCGGATCGGATCCCCATCCATCTGTGTCAGGGGGTGCCCTTGCTGCTCGAGGTGGCAG ACGTCGAATGTGCACGTACAGAGCACCATATTTGCGGTCTGCTCAcaggcacgctgccgctTATTCCTCAGCAGAATGTGTTTTTGGgcctgccgctgcgtctTCTTGCCGAAGAGGTCGTGTATCTCCTACGCAAAGGTGTGGCCGTCTTAATAGATGAAACGCGTGCTTATATGCCGCCGACGGCTGATGAGCGTGAGACGTTTCTGGAGCAGGAACAGCAGCAGATCCAGGCGCAAAAAGAGCGCACCCTGCAGCACCAAGATGAGCAGCGCAGGGTCATTGAGGCCAAGCTGCAGACAGAGGAGGCAGCAGCATTAgagcgccgccgtgcgcgaCAGGCATCGAAGGACTCCTCGTCTCACGACGGAGTGTCAGCGCAGGACGCGTTGAAGCGCATGCCCTATGTCCATTATACCCAAGGTGAATCTGCGTCGATCCCAGGCTATGTGCCATGTACACAGGCTATGTTGAGTGATGCGCCAGCAGGTGCGCAGGTGAATGCGTATACGACCTTGGGAGAGGCGATGCAAGCTGGTGTATGGACATATCCCCGTACGCTGGAACAGCGTgcacgctgcgccgtgtTCGAAGATTTGCATGAGCAGGGCTACTTTCTCAGTACAGGACTCCGGTTCGGTGGTGACTTTGTTGTGTATCCCGGTGATCCATTGCGATATCACTCCCATTATACGGCGACGATCCTCGCGGCGCCCGAGCAAGCTGTGCCTGCCTTCCACATCATTGCTTCAGGGCGTCTCGGCACAGCCGTCAAGAAGTCGCATCTTTTGTGCCAGTCCAACACGTTTGTACGCGATGACACTCAGGCAGAAGACCGtcgtcgccgcggcgacgacgacacaCTCCAAAAGCCGTGGGGCCAAGTCCAGTACTGGAGCTTGGCCTGGGCCGGCTTTGGTACATAG
- a CDS encoding phosphatidylinositol 3-kinase, with amino-acid sequence MDADVYSFVKACDVHENVSLRILRLGGEVGTSASMCVRCELYAGNMPLLPPEYTSLSEGPDPRSWDEWITFPYDICDLPLDAQISLTVLDVGNVPLGGIVLPLFGKRAALRRGTKCLALWRGVPADPRAPSSTPYRYDDAPISKLWKRHQRGMIPSDEWLDQQTLSWVEKARTKHVDESHALILIIELPDFELPVVYGEPEPDLRTRHTNTGSWTNATAPVASWIRPHMLALSDPEALCENVIETKHRRLVRGRHSATLDRERKPTASVRDTLHQILMYPPTRVLTSEEMDLVWTFRFFLTRYPEALTKFVKSVVWTDAEEARQATDELLPMWAEPRLADTLELLGPSFQHLQVRAYAVRQLHRASNDQLELYLLQLVQALKFEDTAWNAASDEQRQVASTRLVDLLCERSTQSHTLGTKLYWYVSVERIDGRYRELFARVDRQLQASLEESNRDLLVMLKRQRHFVHTLTTHNAELRVSRDARPKKIEKLQDLLADRRKGLCSLVPPLSLPLDPDVYICGVIPDKSTVFKSNLFPWRLEFAVDGTSSTYAVIVKNGDDLRQDQLVLQLFALMDRLLRDENLDVRITPYHVLATSPQDGLVQFIPSMTVAAAVAQYGDLLSYLRFHYPDHENAATFHVQAQVLDTFVRSCAGYSVITYLLGVGDRHLDNLLVAPDGHFFHVDFGYILGRDPKPFPPPVKVCKEMVDAMGGASSVYYMRFKKLSYTTFACLRKNANLILNLISLMVEANIPDIRAEPDKAVLKVQDKFMLGVSEEQAVRHLEALFNETSYLSSMFDRLHNVAQYFRQ; translated from the coding sequence ATGGACGCTGACGTTTACTCGTTTGTGAAGGCCTGCGACGTGCACGAGAATGTGTCCTTGCGTATCTTGCGGCTTGGTGGAGAGGTAGGCACGTCAGCctcgatgtgcgtgcgatgtGAACTGTATGCTGGCAACatgccgctgctgccgccggaATACACGTCACTGAGCGAAGGGCCAGATCCTCGTTCGTGGGACGAATGGATCACGTTCCCATACGACATATGTGATCTGCCACTTGATGCACAGATTTCGCTCACTGTGCTCGACGTAGGTAACGTACCGCTGGGCGGTATAGTTCTGCCACTCTTTGGAAAgcgtgctgcgctgcgccgcggtACGAAATGCCTGGCGTTGTGGCGCGGTGTACCAGCTGACCCACGCGCGCCATCATCCACGCCGTACAGATATGACGATGCACCTATTTCCAAGCTCTGGAAGCGCCATCAGCGTGGCATGATACCCTCCGACGAGTGGCTCGATCAGCAGACGCTATCATGGGTAGAAAAGGCCCGCACAAAGCACGTCGACGAAAGTCACGCATTGATTCTTATCATCGAGTTGCCGGACTTCGAGCTGCCAGTCGTCTACGGTGAGCCAGAGCCTGATTTGCGCACCAGACACACGAATACGGGCTCTTGGACGAATGCTACGGCGCCGGTTGCCTCGTGGATTCGGCCGCACATGTTGGCCCTATCTGACCCTGAAGCTTTGTGCGAGAACGTCATTGAGACTAAGCACCGTCGACTGGTCCGTGGCCGCCACTCTGCGACGCTCGATCGCGAACGCAAGCCCACGGCATCGGTGCGAGACACACTGCACCAGATCTTGATGTATCCTCCGACACGTGTCTTGACGTCCGAGGAAATGGACCTTGTATGGACATTTCGTTTTTTCCTGACGCGGTACCCTGAGGCGCTCACGAAATTCGTCAAGTCGGTCGTGTGGACGGATGCTGAGGAAGCGCGGCAGGCCACGGACGAACTTTTGCCCATGTGGGCCGAGCCACGGTTGGCAGACACactcgagctgctcggcccGTCGTTTCAGCATCTTCAGGTGCGTGCCTACGCCGTCCGCCAACTGCATCGCGCTAGCAATGACCAGCTGGAGCTGTACTtgctgcagctggtgcaggCCCTCAAGTTTGAGGACACAGCTTGGAACGCAGCGAgtgacgagcagcgccaaGTGGCCTCGACGCGTCTCGTCGACTTGCtgtgcgagcgcagcacacAAAGCCACACTCTAGGTACCAAGCTGTACTGGTACGTGTCGGTGGAGCGAATCGATGGTCGGTACCGTGAGCTGTTTGCGCGCGTCGACAGACAGCTCCAGGCATCGCTCGAGGAGTCCAATCGCGATCTGCTGGTCATGCTTAAGCGGCAGCGTCATTTTGTGCACAcgctcacgacgcacaATGCCGAGCTTCGTGTGTCGCGGGATGCACGCCCGAAAAAAATTGAGAAGCTGCAAGATCTATTGGCCGATCGCAGAAAGGGACTTTGCTCGTTGGTACCGCCCTTGTCGCTCCCTCTTGACCCTGATGTATATATATGCGGTGTCATTCCGGATAAAAGCACAGTATTCAAGAGCAACCTCTTCCCCTGGCGCCTCGAGTTCGCGGTGGATGGCACGTCATCCACCTATGCGGTCATAGTCAAGAACGGCGACGACCTTCGACAGGATCAACTCGTGCTGCAACTTTTTGCGCTCATGGATCGACTGCTGCGGGATGAGAATCTCGACGTGCGCATTACCCCATACCACGTGCTGGCGACAAGCCCACAGGACGGTCTCGTGCAATTTATACCCAGCATGACAGTGGCAGCAGCAGTAGCCCAATACGGCGATCTGCTGAGCTATTTGCGTTTCCACTACCCAGACCACGAGAACGCCGCCACTTTTCATGTACAGGCGCAGGTGCTAGACACGTTTGTGCGCAGCTGTGCAGGCTACTCCGTCATTACGTACCTGCTTGGCGTGGGAGATCGACACCTGGACAACCTGCTTGTGGCGCCTGATGGGCACTTTTTCCACGTCGACTTCGGCTATATCTTAGGACGCGATCCGAAGCCTTTTCCGCCGCCTGTCAAGGTGTGCAAGGAAATGGTCGACGCCATGGGCGGCGCCTCTTCTGTGTACTATATGCGATTCAAGAAGCTGAGCTACACGACTTTTGCCTGCCTCCGCAAAAACGCCAACCTGATCCTCAATTTGATCTCGCTCATGGTCGAGGCCAATATACCCGATATCCGCGCAGAGCCGGACAAGGCCGTGCTCAAAGTGCAGGACAAGTTCATGCTCGGGGTATCCGAAGAGCAGGCTGTGCGACATTTGGAGGCGCTTTTCAACGAGACATCCTATCTTTCCAGCATGTTTGACCGACTGCACAATGTAGCCCAATATTTCCGCCAATAA